The Triplophysa rosa linkage group LG15, Trosa_1v2, whole genome shotgun sequence genome has a segment encoding these proteins:
- the anapc4 gene encoding anaphase-promoting complex subunit 4 isoform X4 — protein sequence MPAFRQVGEKQLPNPVLFMAWSPKRDLIALANTSGELLLHRLANFQRVWSLQPNENTGKEITALAWRPDGKILAFSVGDTKQVVLCDAEKAEILHLFSVEYPVSCMHWMEVQDDSSTLSSFSESEDESSRFLPKLPTLPKSEEKSDEVTNLLGDVRLNILVVGGSFGFVELYAYGLYKIATLNGISGTCRSLGLSCDLKSLSVITEMRSTEGNPEIHYMQLDTGLLSSCLPELTKMARKFTHISTLLQYLRLSLTCMCEAWEDILMQMDLRLTKFVQEKNTSTQVQDEFLELLLWGHASPELQALLMNQLTVKGLKMLGQSIDSSYSSIQKLVISHLQSGSEALLYHLSEVKGMALWKQKFQPLGLDPAAIEDAIVAVGSFTLKASELLQVIDKSMKNFKAFFRWLYVAMLRMSEDHVPPELNKMTQKDLAFVADFLSEHFSANKELFDRKGKYFNVERVGQYLKDEDEDLMSPPNMEGNQWVTFVKQTTHLKDSTLLFPTYPQKSLHFVKKMMEATIDLCLQKPAEVIGLSIKQAVCLRLYTVPEGSENTPRLFELPSLWNDKTASMHYVVFCMPEVSPSKIYIMRRATDPSRSVPNGLVAVNINTPLNSSIDDETPAQHPVDSLYSCLDARFYDDETLTVVLRNLEDDENKMRILAQLPLNSALRWEEEFIWDITLGLEQQIEGIPVQALAWGNQSRELENIKAQFVAVNGIRKVACVLSANLRHVRVFEMDAEEEEEDEERADESQEMSLDQDRLEDTLNDQSDAGDGEHGGVGGSMDAQVTGQKSGDILDDTAGSETL from the exons ATGCCAGCTTTTCGCCAGGTCGGGGAGAAACAGCTCCCAAACCCCGTTCTGTTCATGGCCTGGTCTCCCAAAAGAGATCTGATAGCCCTAGCTAACACTTCAGGAGAG CTTCTCCTGCATCGCCTTGCAAACTTCCAGCGTGTGTGGAGTTTACAACCTAATGAAAACACAGGAAAAGAGATTACGGCGCTGGCCTGGAGACCTGATGGAAAAA TCCTGGCATTCAGTGTTGGAGACACAAAGCAGGTGGTGCTGTGTGATGCAGAGAAGGCAGAAATCCTCCACCTGTTCTCTGTGGAATACCCTGTGTCCTGCATGCACTGGATGGAGGTGCAGGATGATAGCAG cacTTTGTCTTCATTCAGCGAGTCAGAGGACGAGTCCAGCCGTTTCCTTCCAAAGTTACCAACCCTTCCTAAAAG tGAAGAGAAATCAGATGAAGTCACAAACCTTTTGGGGGACGTGAG ACTCAATATTCTGGTGGTGGGTGGTTCCTTTGGATTTGTAGAACTGTATGCGTATGGGCTGTATAAGATTGCAACGCTGAATGGG ATTTCAGGGACTTGTCGTAGTCTTGGACTTTCTTGTGATCTCAAGTCCCTTTCTGTTATTACAGAGATGAGATCCACAGAAGGCAACCCTGAAATCCATTACATGCAG TTGGACACCGGGCTGCTTTCTTCATGTCTGCCTGAGTTGACCAAAATGGCCCGCAAGTTCACACACATTTCCACACTGCTACAG TATCTTCGTCTCTCCCTCACTTGTATGTGTGAAGCGTGGGAAGACATCCTTATGCAGATGGACCTCCGTCTCACTAAATTTGTCCAG gaaaaaaatacaagcaCTCAGGTGCAGGATGAGTTTCTGGAGCTGCTGCTTTGGGGCCATGCAAG CCCTGAACTTCAGGCTCTTCTGATGAATCAACTCACAGTCAAG GGCTTGAAGATGTTGGGTCAGTCCATTGATTCCTCCTACTCCAGCATTCAGAAACTTGTTATTAGTCACCTGCAGAG TGGCTCTGAGGCTTTGCTGTATCATCTGAGCGAGGTTAAAGGAATGGCCCTCTGGAAACAGAAATTTCAACCTCTTGGTCTGGATCCTGCTGCCATTGAGG ATGCCATTGTAGCGGTGGGTTCTTTTACCCTGAAGGCCAGCGAACTCTTACA AGTTATTGATAAAAGTATGAAGAATTTCAAAGCCTTTTTCCGATGGCTGTATGTTG caATGCTTAGAATGTCAGAAGATCATGTTCCTCCTGAACTTAACAAG ATGACCCAGAAAGATCTGGCTTTTGTGGCTGACTTCCTTTCCGAGCATTTTAGTGCT AATAAAGAGCTGTTTGATCGGAAAGGGAAGTATTTCAACGTTGAGCGAGTTGGACAG TACTTAaaagatgaagatgaagatTTGATGTCTCCGCCTAACATGGAAGGCAACCAATGGGTGACGTTTGTTAAACAGACCACTCACCTAAAAG ACAGTACACTGCTCTTCCCAACCTACCCGCAGAAGTCACTCCACTTTGTCAAGAAAATGATGGAGGCCACTATTGATCTGTGCTTACAGAAACCAGCT GAGGTCATTGGACTTTCAATAAAACAAGCTGTGTGTTTAAGATTGTACACTGTTCCTGAGGG CTCAGAAAATACACCTCGGCTGTTTGAACTTCCTTCACT GTGGAATGATAAAACAGCCAGTATGCATTATGTAGTATTCTGCATGCCAGAAGTCTCGCCCTCTAAAATCTATATTATGAGGAGAGCAACAGACCCCAGCAg GTCTGTTCCTAATGGTCTGGTGGCTGTTAACATTAACACTCCTTTAAATTCCAGTATAGATGATGAAACACCAGCCCAACATCCTGT TGACTCCTTGTACAGTTGTCTTGATGCCCGTTTCTATGACGACGAGACATTGACGGTAGTATTGCGAAATCTGGAAGATGATGAGAATAAAATGCGCATCCTCGCTCAGCTTCCTTTAAATTCTGCTTTGAGATGGGAGGAGGAGTTTATATGGGACATCACACTCGG ACTGGAGCAGCAGATTGAAGGGATCCCTGTCCAGGCTTTGGCCTGGGGTAACCAAAGCAGAGAGCTGGAGAACATTAAGGCTCAGTTTGTTGCTGTTAATGGGATTCGCAAAGTGGCCTGTGTG CTGAGTGCCAATCTGAGGCATGTACGTGTGTTTGAGATGGATGcagaggaggaagaagaggatgaAGAACGTGCTGATGAGTCACAGGAAATGAGCTTGGACCAGGACAGACTTGAGGATACACTGAATGATCAGAGTGACGCAGGGGATGGAGAACATGGAGGGGTGGGAGGGTCTATGGATGCTCAGGTGACGGGTCAAAAGTCAGGAGACATTCTGGATGATACTGCTGGATCAGAGACACTTTGA